One region of Halomicrobium sp. LC1Hm genomic DNA includes:
- a CDS encoding GNAT family N-acetyltransferase, which produces MRVREATPADRAAVANVLDGAALETEPARLKASLRRGETLLAVADDGERVLGALMLDGDRIVSVAVRRRRRGQGIGSALVERALAERGRLVAAFDERVRPFYETLGFAIEPVEGDESRYRGRLAGE; this is translated from the coding sequence ATGCGGGTCCGCGAGGCGACGCCGGCCGACCGGGCCGCCGTCGCGAACGTCCTCGACGGGGCGGCTCTGGAGACCGAGCCGGCCCGGCTGAAAGCGAGCCTCCGGCGCGGCGAGACGCTGCTGGCGGTCGCCGACGACGGCGAGCGCGTGCTGGGGGCGCTCATGCTGGACGGCGATCGGATCGTCAGCGTCGCCGTCCGCCGTCGCCGACGCGGGCAGGGGATCGGCTCGGCACTGGTCGAGCGCGCCCTCGCGGAACGGGGGCGGCTCGTGGCGGCGTTCGACGAGCGGGTCCGGCCGTTCTACGAGACCCTCGGGTTCGCGATCGAGCCGGTCGAGGGAGACGAGTCGCGCTATCGCGGTCGCCTGGCGGGCGAGTAG
- a CDS encoding ubiquitin-like small modifier protein 2: MRVTVEIVGGETHEVEVAAGDSYADLLAPTDLRPHTVSILVDGTPVPEDQPVEADHVRVVRLVKGG; encoded by the coding sequence ATGCGCGTGACAGTCGAGATCGTCGGGGGCGAGACCCACGAGGTCGAGGTCGCGGCCGGCGACAGCTACGCCGACCTGCTGGCCCCGACCGACCTCAGACCCCACACGGTCTCGATCCTGGTCGACGGCACGCCCGTCCCAGAGGACCAGCCCGTCGAGGCGGACCACGTCCGCGTGGTCCGCCTGGTCAAAGGCGGGTGA
- a CDS encoding polymer-forming cytoskeletal protein: MRRTLCALLVVILVVGALPGTAAAASRTGGTVTVGPGETIDDDLEAVGGTVVVEGTVTGDLEATGGTVVIDGTVEGDVEAAAGTLDIGGTVGGDVEGAGGSVTVEEGAQIGGNLTAGAGSATVDGRIDGNVEIGAEEITLGPTADIRGDLTYDGTLNRADGATVGGTVERTDNVSVNPSGPSFALPTGTFTAYGVVANLVAGAVLVVAFPRFSTSVADDVTDDPLRMGAFGLLALVGVPLVCVLLFLTLVGIPLSIAGIVAYAFLVWAGALYGRFALGRWLLRQIDRDSRWLALLVGVLGVAAVKFVPILGDLVEAVVVLVGLGALVIGMSDRYRSDDDEAEPAPEPAASDAEPSA, from the coding sequence ATGCGACGCACACTCTGCGCACTGCTCGTAGTGATCCTCGTCGTCGGAGCGCTCCCCGGGACGGCGGCCGCGGCCAGTCGGACCGGCGGGACAGTCACGGTCGGCCCGGGCGAGACGATCGACGACGACCTGGAGGCCGTCGGCGGCACGGTCGTCGTCGAAGGGACCGTCACGGGAGACCTCGAAGCCACCGGTGGCACCGTCGTGATCGACGGCACGGTCGAGGGCGACGTCGAGGCGGCTGCCGGAACCCTCGACATCGGCGGGACCGTCGGCGGCGACGTCGAGGGCGCGGGTGGTTCCGTGACGGTCGAGGAGGGCGCTCAGATCGGCGGCAACCTGACCGCCGGGGCCGGCTCGGCCACCGTCGACGGACGAATCGACGGCAACGTCGAGATCGGTGCCGAGGAGATCACGCTCGGCCCGACCGCCGACATCCGCGGCGACCTGACCTACGACGGCACCCTGAACCGCGCGGACGGCGCGACCGTCGGCGGAACAGTCGAGCGGACCGACAACGTGAGCGTCAACCCCAGCGGCCCGTCGTTCGCCTTACCGACCGGGACCTTCACCGCCTACGGCGTCGTCGCGAACCTCGTCGCGGGGGCCGTCCTCGTCGTGGCGTTTCCCCGCTTCTCGACGAGCGTCGCCGACGACGTGACCGACGATCCCCTCCGGATGGGGGCGTTCGGACTGCTCGCGCTCGTCGGGGTTCCCCTGGTCTGTGTGCTCCTGTTCCTGACGCTGGTCGGCATCCCGCTGTCGATCGCCGGCATCGTCGCGTACGCCTTCCTCGTGTGGGCTGGCGCACTGTACGGCCGATTTGCTCTCGGGCGCTGGCTCCTCCGACAGATCGACCGTGACAGCCGGTGGCTCGCGCTGCTGGTCGGTGTCCTCGGGGTCGCTGCGGTGAAGTTCGTGCCGATCCTCGGCGACCTCGTCGAGGCCGTCGTCGTGCTGGTCGGGCTCGGCGCGCTCGTCATCGGCATGTCCGATCGCTACCGGAGCGACGATGACGAGGCCGAACCCGCTCCCGAGCCGGCCGCTAGCGACGCAGAGCCGTCGGCCTGA
- a CDS encoding AI-2E family transporter has protein sequence MRSRQGVLVGLVAVTGLLTVVLLWSVVTTVFFAITVAYVLYPLRRLLVERGIHRRIAAAAATSVAFLSVAALIGPLLWSLYRRRGTLLAYLRTLPTGFEFEILGMPFGFEVGSLVATARVAITSLAVDVAGSAPIIGLKLFLFTLLVYALLLRPSAAPAVVFRAVPDQFHSLVRTMHERTRNTLYAIYVLQGATALGTFLIAYVVFAGLGYSGAFGLAAVAGILQFVPVVGPSILIALVAATDVVAGDLTAAATLLVIGLVFVGFLPDAIIRPQLAPYTADIPASLYFIGFTGGVLSIGLVGFIAGPLVVALFVEAVELLTNDRPAVQRRLDSEHTE, from the coding sequence ATGCGAAGTCGACAGGGGGTGCTCGTCGGGCTGGTCGCCGTGACGGGGCTGTTGACGGTCGTGTTACTCTGGAGCGTCGTGACGACCGTCTTCTTCGCCATCACGGTCGCGTACGTGCTCTATCCGCTGCGCCGACTGCTCGTCGAGCGAGGGATCCACCGTCGGATCGCCGCCGCCGCGGCGACCAGCGTCGCCTTCCTCTCGGTTGCGGCGTTGATCGGCCCGCTGCTGTGGTCGCTGTACCGCCGTCGTGGAACGCTGCTGGCGTATCTCAGGACGCTCCCGACCGGCTTCGAGTTCGAGATCCTGGGGATGCCGTTTGGCTTCGAAGTCGGATCGCTGGTCGCGACGGCTCGTGTCGCGATCACCAGCCTCGCCGTCGACGTGGCCGGGAGCGCGCCGATCATCGGGCTGAAGCTGTTTCTCTTCACGCTGCTCGTGTACGCGCTCCTGTTGCGACCGAGTGCCGCACCGGCGGTCGTCTTCCGTGCAGTTCCCGACCAGTTCCACTCGCTGGTCCGCACGATGCACGAGCGGACCAGAAACACCCTGTACGCGATCTACGTCCTCCAGGGGGCGACGGCACTCGGCACGTTCCTCATCGCCTACGTCGTCTTCGCCGGTCTGGGCTACTCCGGTGCCTTCGGACTGGCGGCCGTGGCCGGCATCCTCCAGTTCGTTCCGGTGGTCGGCCCGAGCATCCTGATCGCGCTGGTCGCCGCGACGGACGTGGTCGCCGGGGATCTGACCGCGGCGGCCACGCTGCTGGTGATCGGGCTGGTCTTCGTCGGCTTCCTCCCCGACGCGATCATCCGGCCACAGCTCGCACCCTACACCGCGGACATCCCCGCGAGCCTCTACTTCATCGGCTTTACCGGCGGCGTGCTCTCGATCGGGCTCGTCGGATTCATCGCCGGCCCGCTCGTCGTCGCGCTGTTCGTCGAAGCCGTCGAGTTGCTCACGAACGATCGGCCGGCGGTCCAGCGCCGACTGGATTCCGAACACACGGAGTAG
- a CDS encoding sulfurtransferase, with translation MTDIVFQSWLAERLDDVRVVDVRDAWEYDGIGHLPGAVNVPFDAFRADESGEHDEGMLPGRAHFAMLLSEAGIANGDEIVAYDDTHGVFAARFLVTAALYGHDPTALHLLDGDFSAWQLERETTSETPAPTPTEYAIEPPAETPLVDADAVAEAVDGDAVIVDTREGWEYEEGHIPGAVRLDWRELVDDESRGLRPETEVRELLASRGIVPEARIVLYCNTARRISHTYVVLRHLGYDDLAFYEGSLTEWKAQDRPLETGES, from the coding sequence ATGACAGATATCGTGTTCCAGTCCTGGCTCGCGGAGCGTCTGGACGACGTGCGCGTGGTCGACGTCCGCGACGCCTGGGAGTACGACGGCATCGGCCACCTCCCGGGTGCGGTCAACGTCCCCTTCGACGCGTTTCGCGCCGACGAGAGCGGCGAGCACGACGAGGGGATGCTCCCCGGGCGAGCACACTTCGCGATGCTGCTCTCGGAGGCGGGAATCGCCAACGGAGACGAGATCGTCGCCTACGACGACACACACGGGGTCTTCGCCGCGCGCTTTCTCGTGACGGCGGCGCTGTACGGCCACGACCCCACGGCGCTGCACCTGCTCGACGGGGACTTCTCGGCGTGGCAACTCGAGCGCGAGACCACCAGCGAGACGCCCGCGCCGACGCCGACAGAGTACGCGATCGAGCCACCGGCCGAGACGCCACTGGTCGACGCCGACGCGGTCGCCGAGGCCGTCGACGGCGACGCCGTGATCGTCGACACCCGAGAGGGATGGGAGTACGAAGAGGGCCACATCCCCGGTGCGGTCCGGCTCGACTGGCGCGAACTGGTCGACGACGAGAGCCGCGGCCTGCGCCCCGAGACGGAGGTCCGGGAGCTGCTGGCGTCGCGCGGGATCGTCCCCGAAGCGCGGATCGTCCTCTACTGTAACACGGCGCGCCGGATCAGTCACACCTACGTCGTCCTGCGTCACCTCGGGTACGACGACCTGGCCTTCTACGAGGGGAGTCTCACCGAGTGGAAAGCACAGGACCGTCCCCTGGAGACCGGCGAGAGCTGA
- a CDS encoding sulfurtransferase, with protein sequence MSDYANDVLVTAEWVEDNLDSFQSDDPDHRLVEVDVDTEAYDEAHAPGAIGFNWETQLQDQTTRDILSKEDFEDLLGSHGISEDSTVVLYGDNSNWFAAYTYWQFKYYGHDDVRLLDGGREYWLDNDYTTTDEVPEFSAVDYEASGPRESIRAYRDDVENAIEKNLPLVDVRSPEEFSGEVLAPPGLQETAQRGGHVPGAKNISWAAVTNDDGTFKDFDELQELYADEDIDGDETTVAYCRIGERSSVAWFALHELLGYDDAVNYDGSWTEWGNLVGAPIEKGN encoded by the coding sequence ATGAGCGACTACGCAAACGACGTTCTCGTGACGGCGGAGTGGGTCGAGGACAACCTCGACTCGTTCCAGAGTGACGATCCCGACCACCGACTGGTCGAGGTCGACGTAGACACCGAAGCGTACGACGAGGCCCACGCGCCCGGCGCGATCGGCTTCAACTGGGAGACACAGCTCCAGGACCAGACCACCCGCGACATCCTCTCGAAGGAAGACTTCGAGGACCTGCTCGGGAGCCACGGCATCAGCGAGGACTCGACGGTCGTCCTCTACGGTGACAACTCCAACTGGTTCGCCGCCTACACCTACTGGCAGTTCAAGTACTACGGCCACGACGACGTTCGGCTCCTCGACGGTGGTCGCGAGTACTGGCTCGACAACGACTACACGACCACGGACGAGGTCCCCGAGTTCTCCGCCGTCGACTACGAGGCGTCCGGCCCGCGCGAGTCCATCCGCGCGTACCGCGACGACGTCGAGAACGCCATCGAGAAGAACCTCCCGCTCGTGGACGTTCGCTCCCCCGAGGAGTTCTCCGGCGAAGTGCTGGCACCCCCGGGCCTGCAGGAGACCGCACAGCGTGGCGGCCACGTCCCCGGCGCGAAGAACATCTCCTGGGCGGCCGTGACCAACGACGACGGCACGTTCAAGGACTTCGACGAGCTGCAGGAGCTGTACGCCGACGAAGACATCGACGGCGACGAGACGACCGTCGCCTACTGCCGCATCGGCGAGCGCTCCTCGGTCGCCTGGTTCGCGCTCCACGAACTGCTTGGCTACGACGACGCCGTCAACTACGACGGCTCCTGGACCGAGTGGGGCAACCTCGTCGGCGCGCCCATCGAGAAAGGGAACTAG
- a CDS encoding DUF429 domain-containing protein, which translates to MADDGVWVGAHVADGTWIAVAFDRAGFDHAATFDGIGDLWFRYEDDAAAILVDVPIGLVEEAEGERECDELARTLVGPRADEIVAPPAREALRKRRYPVANRTHERATGVALSERAFELSETIATVDQLLREFSEARELLAAAHPEVAFLAFAGERMEHDRRTAGGYAERLRTLASIDRDAPPAVQSAAEAMDDAPVTVADVLDAVALAYTALPHEGRLRSLPPRPPLDDNGLPMQIVYRADAALVEPTA; encoded by the coding sequence ATGGCAGACGACGGCGTCTGGGTCGGGGCACACGTCGCCGACGGGACCTGGATCGCGGTGGCGTTCGACCGGGCGGGGTTCGACCACGCGGCGACCTTCGACGGGATCGGCGACCTCTGGTTTCGCTACGAGGACGACGCGGCCGCGATCCTCGTCGACGTGCCGATCGGACTGGTCGAGGAAGCCGAGGGCGAGCGCGAGTGTGACGAACTGGCCCGCACCCTCGTGGGGCCACGGGCCGACGAGATCGTCGCCCCGCCGGCACGCGAGGCGCTGCGCAAGCGGCGTTACCCCGTCGCGAACCGCACGCACGAGCGCGCGACCGGGGTGGCCCTCTCCGAGCGGGCCTTCGAACTCAGCGAGACGATCGCGACGGTCGATCAGTTGCTCCGGGAGTTCTCCGAGGCCCGTGAGCTCCTCGCCGCGGCCCACCCGGAAGTCGCCTTCCTCGCGTTCGCGGGCGAGCGCATGGAGCACGACCGCCGGACTGCCGGCGGGTACGCCGAGCGCCTGCGCACGCTGGCGTCGATCGACCGGGACGCTCCGCCCGCGGTCCAGTCCGCCGCCGAGGCGATGGACGACGCACCGGTCACCGTCGCCGACGTGCTCGACGCGGTGGCGCTTGCCTACACGGCACTCCCCCACGAGGGGCGACTGCGCTCGCTCCCGCCTCGGCCACCGCTCGACGACAACGGCCTGCCGATGCAGATCGTCTACCGGGCCGACGCGGCGCTGGTCGAGCCGACGGCGTGA
- a CDS encoding aldo/keto reductase, whose protein sequence is MPRDDMPPLGLGTYSEDDREQWTDNVGTALDVGFRHVDTAQVYENERYVGEGLRSSAVDRDDVWLSTKTVHHDVPPEADQVPDAIDGCLDRLGVDAVDLLYVHWPSGVYDHETVLPAYDDAYDAGKTRHVGLSNFTPELLDEAMDVLDAPLFAHQAEMHPLLPQEDLVAHAQAHDYTFVAYSPLAKGAVFDVPEIREVAQKHDATPAQVSLAWITSHDNVAAIPKASSREHMQQNLAALDLELDDDDLALIDSIDRRERVIDADHGPWNW, encoded by the coding sequence ATGCCACGAGACGACATGCCGCCGCTCGGTCTGGGGACCTACTCGGAGGACGACCGCGAGCAGTGGACCGACAACGTCGGCACCGCGCTCGACGTTGGCTTTCGCCACGTCGATACCGCACAGGTGTACGAGAACGAGCGGTACGTCGGTGAGGGACTGCGCTCCTCGGCCGTCGATCGCGACGACGTGTGGCTCTCGACAAAGACCGTCCACCACGACGTGCCTCCCGAGGCCGATCAGGTGCCAGACGCCATCGACGGCTGTCTCGACAGGCTGGGCGTCGACGCCGTCGACCTGCTGTACGTCCACTGGCCGTCCGGCGTCTACGACCACGAGACAGTGCTGCCGGCCTACGACGACGCCTACGACGCGGGCAAGACCCGCCACGTCGGGCTGTCGAACTTCACGCCCGAACTGCTCGACGAGGCGATGGACGTGCTCGACGCGCCGCTTTTCGCCCACCAGGCCGAGATGCATCCCCTGCTCCCACAGGAAGACCTCGTCGCCCACGCCCAGGCACACGACTACACGTTCGTCGCCTACTCGCCGCTGGCCAAGGGCGCGGTCTTCGACGTCCCCGAGATTCGAGAGGTCGCCCAGAAACACGACGCCACGCCCGCCCAGGTCAGCCTCGCGTGGATCACCAGCCACGACAACGTCGCCGCCATCCCCAAGGCCAGCAGTCGCGAGCACATGCAGCAGAACCTCGCGGCGCTCGATCTGGAACTGGACGACGACGATCTCGCCCTGATCGACTCGATCGACCGCCGGGAGCGCGTGATCGACGCCGACCACGGGCCCTGGAACTGGTAA
- a CDS encoding Gfo/Idh/MocA family protein gives MTDSFGIGFVSAGFITRESHAPSVGYLPDVHVAGIQNRTRENAESLADTCREEGWGDPSVYGEDAVADLVADPDVDGLWVTSPNFTRVDVVEAAVEAVEDGAELRGIALEKPVARNLREANRIVDLVEGAALPHAYLENWPHEPDIDKLRALLWEQGRGAGRPYIARSQAEHGGPHSGWFWDGRKQGGGALTDMLCHALAGNDFLLSDPDGEDDLEPVSVSADTETIKWQQDDYADQLEADFGVDFRSNPVDDYARTTVRYEDGDGRTVVSEATGSWCYVGSGVRRTIELLGPEYSGQVLSDDESSSVFFSDELGEGEGWAEKQTATSGRMPIAAADVVKSGFVAENRDAVAAFRAGENARLDLSDGVRILRLCMAAYKAAEDGADVDLRDADLEGYTPPPARE, from the coding sequence ATGACCGACTCCTTTGGCATCGGCTTCGTCAGCGCGGGCTTCATCACGCGCGAATCGCACGCACCCAGCGTGGGGTACCTCCCGGACGTTCACGTCGCGGGAATCCAGAACCGCACGCGGGAGAACGCGGAATCGCTCGCCGACACCTGCCGCGAGGAGGGGTGGGGCGATCCCAGCGTCTACGGCGAGGACGCCGTCGCCGACCTCGTCGCGGACCCCGACGTCGACGGGCTGTGGGTGACCAGCCCGAACTTCACGCGCGTCGACGTGGTCGAGGCCGCCGTCGAGGCGGTCGAAGACGGGGCCGAGCTACGGGGCATCGCCCTGGAGAAACCGGTCGCGCGGAACCTCCGGGAGGCCAACCGGATCGTCGACCTCGTCGAGGGGGCGGCCCTCCCCCACGCCTATCTGGAGAACTGGCCCCACGAGCCCGACATCGACAAGCTCCGGGCGCTGCTGTGGGAGCAGGGCCGCGGGGCCGGCCGTCCCTACATCGCCCGATCGCAGGCCGAACACGGCGGTCCCCACTCCGGGTGGTTCTGGGACGGCCGCAAGCAGGGCGGGGGCGCGCTGACGGACATGCTGTGTCACGCGCTCGCGGGCAACGACTTCCTGCTGTCGGACCCGGACGGCGAGGACGACCTCGAACCGGTCAGCGTCTCCGCCGACACGGAGACGATCAAGTGGCAACAGGACGACTACGCCGACCAGCTCGAAGCCGACTTCGGCGTCGACTTCCGATCGAACCCGGTCGACGACTACGCCCGGACGACGGTGCGCTACGAGGACGGCGACGGACGGACCGTCGTCTCGGAAGCGACGGGCTCGTGGTGTTACGTCGGTTCCGGCGTCCGACGGACGATCGAGCTGCTCGGGCCGGAGTACTCCGGGCAGGTGCTGTCCGACGACGAGTCTTCCAGCGTCTTCTTCTCGGACGAACTGGGCGAGGGCGAGGGGTGGGCGGAGAAACAGACCGCCACCAGCGGGCGAATGCCCATCGCCGCCGCTGACGTAGTGAAGAGCGGGTTCGTCGCCGAGAACCGGGACGCAGTGGCGGCGTTCCGAGCCGGCGAGAACGCGAGGCTCGACCTGTCCGACGGCGTCCGGATCCTCCGGCTCTGCATGGCCGCATACAAGGCCGCCGAAGACGGGGCCGACGTCGACCTGCGGGACGCCGATCTGGAGGGGTACACCCCACCGCCCGCACGGGAGTAA
- a CDS encoding helix-turn-helix domain-containing protein, which translates to MSEDPDIGTVAGLLEDETARRILTQTSQEPMSASTLEQRCDASGPTIYRRLEQLEASDLIVRQTRPDPEGGHHRTVYEPNVRSVTVELVEGELELSIDRRENMADRLTRFVEEI; encoded by the coding sequence GTGAGCGAGGACCCCGATATCGGGACTGTCGCGGGGCTGCTCGAAGACGAGACAGCGCGACGCATCCTCACGCAAACCAGCCAGGAACCCATGTCAGCGAGTACACTCGAACAGCGGTGTGACGCGTCAGGACCGACGATCTACCGTCGGCTCGAACAGCTCGAAGCGTCCGACCTGATCGTCAGACAGACCCGGCCCGACCCCGAAGGGGGCCACCACCGGACGGTGTACGAGCCGAACGTCCGGAGCGTGACCGTGGAACTGGTCGAGGGGGAGCTGGAACTGTCGATCGACCGCCGGGAGAACATGGCCGACCGGCTCACGCGGTTCGTGGAGGAGATCTAG
- a CDS encoding Gfo/Idh/MocA family protein translates to MTYRVVGANFDQMHMNTNLGWAHDHPEMEVVAVCDEEPETSTGSVETAVEECGLTEDDVYDDLEQCLEATTPDVVFGCPRNSEHAAFVERVAAYDVHLAIEKPMAVTLADADRMLDAMADTDRRFVVNWPVMWDPVKHTVEDLVASGTVGDVIEVQYYGGNAGAPPDDSWFYDPEDGGGSMLDYLGYGATFSTWFRGGELPESVTAERYVPEGMDVDVQSSTICRYEEGLSTLQTSWRLLTNPWEIQPQPVKGYEIVGTEGTVSTRTPDAAIRVTTADRPKGYTVEPEPLPDRFENLATYLVDLIETDREPEGPADPAFCREAHRIIETARRSAERGERLDLVE, encoded by the coding sequence ATGACATACCGGGTCGTCGGCGCGAACTTCGACCAGATGCACATGAACACGAATCTCGGCTGGGCCCACGACCACCCCGAGATGGAGGTCGTCGCCGTCTGCGACGAGGAGCCAGAGACCTCGACCGGCTCCGTCGAGACGGCGGTCGAAGAGTGCGGGCTCACCGAGGACGACGTCTACGACGATCTGGAGCAGTGTCTCGAAGCGACGACGCCGGACGTGGTGTTTGGCTGCCCGCGAAACTCGGAACACGCCGCGTTCGTCGAGCGGGTCGCGGCCTACGACGTACACCTCGCCATCGAGAAGCCCATGGCCGTCACGCTCGCCGACGCCGACCGGATGCTCGACGCGATGGCCGACACGGACCGGCGCTTCGTCGTCAACTGGCCGGTGATGTGGGACCCCGTGAAACACACCGTCGAGGACCTCGTGGCAAGTGGCACCGTCGGCGACGTGATCGAGGTCCAGTACTACGGGGGCAACGCGGGCGCGCCGCCGGACGACAGCTGGTTCTACGATCCCGAGGACGGCGGCGGCTCGATGCTTGACTACCTCGGCTACGGTGCGACGTTCTCGACGTGGTTCCGCGGGGGAGAGCTGCCAGAGTCGGTGACCGCCGAGCGGTACGTCCCGGAGGGGATGGACGTCGACGTACAGAGCTCGACGATCTGTCGGTACGAGGAGGGGCTGTCGACGCTCCAGACCTCCTGGCGGCTGCTCACCAACCCCTGGGAGATCCAGCCCCAGCCGGTGAAGGGGTACGAGATCGTCGGGACCGAGGGGACCGTCAGCACGCGCACCCCCGACGCGGCGATCCGCGTGACGACCGCGGATCGACCGAAGGGGTACACCGTCGAGCCTGAGCCGCTGCCCGACCGCTTCGAGAACCTGGCGACCTACCTCGTCGACCTGATCGAGACCGACCGGGAGCCGGAGGGGCCGGCCGATCCCGCCTTCTGCCGGGAGGCCCACCGGATCATCGAGACGGCACGGCGGAGCGCAGAGCGGGGCGAGCGACTCGACCTGGTGGAGTGA
- a CDS encoding sulfatase — MGSPNVLLVVLDATRKDHLSCYGYDRPTTPELDALAQAGTRYEQAIAPAPWTPPSHASMFTGRYPSGHGSFGTQPLGEYDGPTVAELLSAAGYATFGFSNSHHTSIEQEFDRGFDYYHDILALPRFMDTMYEPSLDFLRFLPRYFRDGYDISDFQRRKLETQVRRADDPFFGFINFNAAHAPYRPPEEFRAPFEERFDDWDAVDETAARKVGDDEGYEYILGDVTMSATEWELVECWYDAEIRYVDALLGELFDCLRRQGVYDDTLVVVTADHGEHFGEHGLAYHQFSLFEELLNVPLLVKWPESDRPSPAPGTVSDRLVSLVDLVPTICEWAGVGVPDEVDGRALTGDDDRDAVFAEYDRPYPPLRERLQQYDSFEAYDRGLQAVRTETHKLIRPTVGETTLYCLTDDGEVEVSDDEREAALASRLDETLEPLPDSSRTTELDEHVSDHLEKMGYL; from the coding sequence ATGGGATCGCCGAACGTCTTGCTCGTCGTGCTCGATGCGACCAGGAAGGACCACCTCTCCTGTTACGGTTACGACCGGCCGACGACGCCGGAGCTGGACGCGTTGGCGCAGGCGGGGACGCGCTACGAGCAGGCGATCGCGCCGGCACCGTGGACGCCGCCCTCCCACGCGTCGATGTTCACGGGGCGGTATCCGTCCGGGCACGGGAGTTTCGGCACGCAGCCGCTGGGAGAGTACGACGGGCCGACCGTCGCCGAGTTGCTCTCGGCGGCGGGGTACGCGACGTTCGGGTTCAGCAACTCCCACCACACCAGCATCGAACAGGAGTTCGACCGCGGGTTCGACTACTACCACGACATCCTCGCGTTGCCGCGGTTCATGGACACGATGTACGAGCCCAGCCTGGATTTCCTCCGGTTTCTCCCGCGGTACTTCCGGGACGGCTACGACATCTCGGACTTCCAGCGGCGCAAGCTCGAAACGCAGGTTCGGCGGGCCGACGACCCCTTCTTCGGGTTCATCAACTTCAACGCCGCACACGCACCCTACAGGCCACCCGAGGAGTTCAGAGCGCCGTTCGAGGAGCGGTTCGACGACTGGGACGCGGTCGACGAGACGGCGGCCCGGAAGGTCGGCGACGACGAGGGGTACGAGTACATCCTGGGTGACGTGACGATGTCGGCGACGGAGTGGGAGCTCGTGGAGTGCTGGTACGACGCCGAGATCAGGTACGTGGACGCGCTGCTGGGCGAGCTGTTCGACTGTCTGCGACGGCAGGGCGTCTACGACGACACGCTCGTCGTCGTCACCGCGGACCACGGCGAGCACTTCGGCGAGCACGGGCTGGCCTACCACCAGTTCTCGCTGTTCGAGGAGCTGCTCAACGTCCCGCTGCTGGTCAAGTGGCCCGAGAGCGACCGGCCGTCGCCGGCTCCCGGGACGGTGTCGGACCGGCTCGTGTCGCTGGTCGATCTCGTCCCGACGATCTGTGAGTGGGCCGGCGTCGGGGTGCCAGACGAGGTCGACGGCCGGGCGCTGACCGGCGACGACGACCGCGATGCGGTCTTCGCGGAGTACGACCGACCGTATCCGCCGCTGCGCGAGCGGCTCCAGCAGTACGACAGCTTCGAAGCCTACGACAGGGGCTTGCAGGCGGTTCGGACCGAGACGCACAAGCTGATCCGGCCGACAGTCGGGGAGACGACGCTGTATTGCCTGACCGACGATGGCGAGGTCGAAGTCTCCGACGACGAGCGCGAGGCGGCACTGGCCAGCCGGCTTGACGAAACGCTCGAACCGCTCCCCGATTCGAGTCGGACCACGGAGTTAGACGAGCACGTCAGCGACCACCTGGAGAAGATGGGCTACCTGTGA